The Bremerella cremea genomic interval TGGCTTCGTTGACGCTGCAGATTTGATCGGCCCCGTCCACGTGAATCACGCTGGGCGAAGCGTAGCTGATTTGTTGGTGGCCACCTTCCCAGACCGTCTCGCCGGTGGCGGCATCGAAAGCGACCAGCGAAACCATCGCCTCGCTGTTCTGGGCATCGGGACCGCCAGCGGGGATGATCACGATTTTGCGATCGGGCAATTCGTACGCCAGCGGGCTGTTAGATCTGCCCCAGGCAATGTTGCTCGATTCAACCTCTGGCGTCACGCCGTACATCTCTAAAAGATCGTGCTGCCAAACAACCTGGCCGGTGGCTTGGTCGACACAACTGAGCACGCCGGTGGCCCCTAAGGCATACACGCGGCCATCGAACAGCAGCGGCGTGCAGCGCGGGCCGAAGTAGCCCATGGACGTATAATGCCGGGCTTCCACGCCCACGCCCCACAAGGGAGAAGGCTGGCCGTCTGCGGTTAGGTTTTCGATGTCGTAGCAGGTGACCATTTCCTGTTGGTCGCGCTGCTCCATGGTGTAAATGCGCCCGTTCTGCGCGGCGAAGCCAGACCAGCCAGCGCCGATCGGCATGCGCCAAAGTTCTTGCGGGGGATGCGCGGTCCAATCGGTGGCCAGCTTGGGGCCGGGCAGGCGGTTGTTTCTTTCAGGGCCAAGAAACTGCGGCCAGGCGTGAGGATCAGGGGGAAGCGCTGCGCGGTCTGCGGTTTTTTCTCCGGCTGGCGGCGCCACGGAAACAAACTGTTCCAGCCGCTGGTCAGGGTCTTTGGCCCAGCGATAACCGAAGCGGGGAATCATGTTACCTGAGACCGCTTTGATTTTGAAAACCGTAAAGAAACCACCCACCATCAACACAATCAAGGCCAGGGGCAACAGACGAACACGGGTTGGCCAACTGCTGGCGAACGTGATCCACATGAGCGGGATGAACAGCGCGAAGAAGCCGCCGATGAGCATGATTAAGTTGCAGAAGCTGCCATCGCGGAGGAACCAGGCAAAGTCGTAGAGCGAAGCCAAAGGGCCTTTGCCCAATCGTTCGCCGTACAGGCCCAGCACGCCAATCAGTAGCAACACAGCCGAGGTAATCCAAACCCAGCGGGGCGGCACATAACGAGGCGGCTTTTGCTGGGCGAGCGACTGGGGAACGTCATGTTCAGATGGGTTGGTTTGATCGCTGCTCATGGGCTTGTGCGTGCTAAGGAAATGTGGGTGGATCGGCGGTTGTGATGCCGGAAACTTCGTCG includes:
- a CDS encoding PQQ-binding-like beta-propeller repeat protein, giving the protein MSSDQTNPSEHDVPQSLAQQKPPRYVPPRWVWITSAVLLLIGVLGLYGERLGKGPLASLYDFAWFLRDGSFCNLIMLIGGFFALFIPLMWITFASSWPTRVRLLPLALIVLMVGGFFTVFKIKAVSGNMIPRFGYRWAKDPDQRLEQFVSVAPPAGEKTADRAALPPDPHAWPQFLGPERNNRLPGPKLATDWTAHPPQELWRMPIGAGWSGFAAQNGRIYTMEQRDQQEMVTCYDIENLTADGQPSPLWGVGVEARHYTSMGYFGPRCTPLLFDGRVYALGATGVLSCVDQATGQVVWQHDLLEMYGVTPEVESSNIAWGRSNSPLAYELPDRKIVIIPAGGPDAQNSEAMVSLVAFDAATGETVWEGGHQQISYASPSVIHVDGADQICSVNEATITGHDPATGKQLWEMEWPGKSNGNATCSQVLPLGNNQFFVSKGYGQGARTFEVKPAGEESFSVESLWDNARLLNTKFTNVSIQGEEVFGIDDSILEKVKLGAKRPTWRERGFGHGQVLLVGDVLLVMGEEGNLAAVDSQSDKYHEYARIKALSSEVAPTWNPMCLYGDLLLVRNAEEAACYRLATED